The following DNA comes from bacterium.
CCAAGCGAAGTAAAAAGAACAGTGACCATGGTGAGCGGTCTAACATTATTCATAAACATTTTTTGATCGGCGTTGCCCCGCCATTCAAACATTAGATAATGCGGTCTTTCAAACGCAAGAACTTTACATCCGTACGTACTATTATTAGTGGGGTCGAGATTTTCGGGTGACCAAAAAAGCTCGTATTTACCACCCTCTATCAATTCTACATCGGCTGTGACAGCAAGCCATTTCGATAACAAGTTGTTATCAATGAAGTAATTGAATGCTGTATTCACGGAGCAATTCACAACGGCATTTACTTTGATAATTCGATCCTGGTTGTCTGTCAAACGCGTACCTTTTTTTTCTTGGTGGCATGAAAACAGAAATAGGCACAACATACCCATGAACACCGCCGAACACATAAGTTGTTTATTTTTAAGTCTTTTCATTTTTTTTTATCAAATTCTTATGTATTCTTGGAGTCATTTATGAAACTAATTTTAGATCAGTTGCTTTTGGCATCTAAAACTTTTCCAAGCAAGGTTAAACTTTCTTTGAGTTCGATGCGTTTTCCGAGCCACTTATTCAGAATTGAACCGGGATCAGCAAGCAACACAGCGACCATGTCAAGCTCGGGATTGACAAAAATAAATTGTCCGCCGTTGCCGCGAGCCATATAACCTAATCTAGTACCGCTGCGATCTTTGAGTATCCACCAGAGATATCCATAGTCGAAATATTTTGTTACTGTGAAATGACTTCGGGTACTTTCCTCAATCCATTCGGATGATATCAGGGATTGTTTGTTCCATGATCCTTTACGGAGATAGAGAAGCCCAAACCGTGCGGCGTCTCTAGCCGTTAGTTTAAAAACGTAGGCCGGATGGACGGAGCCGTTATCTATAATCATTTCTGTATCATCCATTGAAAAATCCTCCATTTGTAGAGGGATGGCGATCTTCTGTTCAAAACTTTTGAAAATATCTTGAGAGGTGATCTTGGAATACAACGTCCCAAGAGCGTTGAAATCCCAATTATTATAGTACCAATGTTCACCCGCTTTTTTTGATCCTCGCGCCGGCTTTTTCTCATCAGCTTCGCTTGTTGTATAATTTGCAGGAAGATAAATACCTGATGTAGACGTCAGAAGGTCTTTTATCTTCGCTTCTTTTTCCTTTTCAGAAAGTTTCTTGCTATCATCTATTCCGAGATCTGAAAGACGTAGATTAATGTTAATGGAATCAATATATACACCAAACAGCCCGTTCAGTAAGCTCTTACGTATCGAACGAACGTTTATTTTTTTTTGGGTTTCGCCCCATGAAGCAATAACATAACCGCCAGAAATAAGCATAAAGGCGTCCGCATTTAATGAATCAAAATATTGATGCGCTTTTTCAAGTTTGTCAGCTGACCATCCCATTTTAAGTGGGTCAGTTCGATTCCAAGATTTACCGGGAAAATATGACGGAACAGGATTTGCGACATATTCGAATTTGTCAAGCTCAGAATAGTTTTTTTCCTGTGAGCACCCGCTCTTGCTGGAAAGTAGTATGCCAGTTACCATAATGCATATAACGTAAGTTACGTTCATTTGACCGCCTTGAATTTATTTTTTGATTTGGGAACTTTTACGAAATTTATTTTCCAAAGTAACCTCGTATTCTTGTATCATCTTTTTAAATGCGTGATTCTTTGAAAGCGCGATTCAATTTAACGGTGAAACGGGTA
Coding sequences within:
- a CDS encoding SRPBCC domain-containing protein, coding for MKRLKNKQLMCSAVFMGMLCLFLFSCHQEKKGTRLTDNQDRIIKVNAVVNCSVNTAFNYFIDNNLLSKWLAVTADVELIEGGKYELFWSPENLDPTNNSTYGCKVLAFERPHYLMFEWRGNADQKMFMNNVRPLTMVTVLFTSLGEKKTKITLLHTGWRQGTEWEAAREHFIKAWAAALNQLESILLL
- a CDS encoding serine hydrolase, which encodes MNVTYVICIMVTGILLSSKSGCSQEKNYSELDKFEYVANPVPSYFPGKSWNRTDPLKMGWSADKLEKAHQYFDSLNADAFMLISGGYVIASWGETQKKINVRSIRKSLLNGLFGVYIDSININLRLSDLGIDDSKKLSEKEKEAKIKDLLTSTSGIYLPANYTTSEADEKKPARGSKKAGEHWYYNNWDFNALGTLYSKITSQDIFKSFEQKIAIPLQMEDFSMDDTEMIIDNGSVHPAYVFKLTARDAARFGLLYLRKGSWNKQSLISSEWIEESTRSHFTVTKYFDYGYLWWILKDRSGTRLGYMARGNGGQFIFVNPELDMVAVLLADPGSILNKWLGKRIELKESLTLLGKVLDAKSN